A window of Paenibacillus polygoni contains these coding sequences:
- a CDS encoding sulfite exporter TauE/SafE family protein, translating to MFILLMILLGFIGSFFSGLLGIGGAIINYPLLLFIPPLLGLGEFTAHEVAAISIFQVFFSSLSGIIGYGLQSRKTKTRLIHYSLAAWMGTSILIGSLLGGLWSARFEEQTINIIYGILAVLAVILMLFPARGKEELQRVEEITFHRFLASSLAFVVGVVSGIVGAGGGFILIPIMMKVLRIPVRITIATSLSIVFVSAIGGVIGKISGGDIPILPILFTVIGSIAGSPIGSLVGSKMDVKYLRYALVLLITITAIKVWSSVL from the coding sequence ATGTTTATACTGCTTATGATCCTGCTCGGATTCATTGGTTCGTTTTTTTCAGGTTTGCTGGGAATTGGCGGTGCTATTATCAATTATCCGCTTCTCTTATTTATCCCGCCGCTTCTTGGATTGGGTGAATTTACAGCCCATGAAGTTGCTGCTATTAGTATATTCCAGGTGTTTTTCTCATCTCTTTCTGGAATCATAGGGTATGGACTTCAATCTCGAAAAACAAAAACGAGATTAATACATTACTCACTCGCGGCATGGATGGGAACGAGTATATTAATAGGAAGCCTGCTTGGAGGATTGTGGTCTGCGCGCTTCGAGGAACAGACGATTAACATCATCTATGGGATCCTTGCGGTGCTTGCTGTAATTCTTATGTTATTCCCTGCAAGAGGCAAAGAAGAGTTACAAAGGGTAGAGGAGATTACATTCCACCGATTTTTGGCGAGTTCGCTTGCTTTTGTTGTCGGTGTAGTTTCAGGTATTGTGGGAGCCGGGGGAGGATTTATCCTTATTCCGATTATGATGAAAGTGCTTCGAATACCCGTCCGAATTACGATTGCGACTTCTTTATCGATCGTCTTTGTCTCGGCAATTGGCGGTGTGATCGGTAAAATAAGCGGGGGAGATATTCCGATTCTTCCTATCCTTTTCACCGTTATTGGAAGTATTGCAGGGTCTCCTATCGGTTCTTTGGTAGGTTCAAAAATGGACGTTAAGTATTTAAGGTATGCCCTTGTCCTTTTGATTACGATAACGGCAATAAAGGTATGGTCGTCTGTTTTATAA
- a CDS encoding spermidine synthase: protein MTQFLHQETEPRPIYVYDTSEVYGEKGIFRVLEFGNDAIQGILDLNQPERILFEYPRAILHLMEMNNPSYEDVFLIGHGIGTLSSALRDKYVVISEIDQKVSDLSKEYFGYNGPPVLIEDGYTLLKQMTSGRFDYIVVDAFHEGGIPEQLTTMDFFETACDKLTEDGTLLMNIIGRGPQDPYVQSFYRSLSSLFPVVDLFSLYAGGLGRSKNMIIAAGYHPFRYQQKSMAHFRKIKSPQISAR from the coding sequence ATGACACAGTTCTTACACCAAGAAACGGAACCTAGGCCCATTTACGTCTATGATACTTCTGAGGTATACGGAGAAAAAGGAATATTTCGTGTGCTTGAATTCGGCAATGATGCAATTCAGGGAATCCTTGATCTAAATCAGCCGGAGCGAATTTTGTTTGAATATCCAAGAGCGATTCTGCATTTAATGGAAATGAACAATCCCTCTTACGAAGATGTATTTTTGATTGGGCATGGAATCGGTACTTTATCCTCTGCTTTGCGTGACAAATATGTAGTCATTTCAGAAATTGACCAGAAAGTATCAGACTTAAGTAAAGAATACTTCGGCTACAATGGTCCCCCTGTTCTCATTGAGGATGGATATACATTACTGAAACAGATGACGAGTGGCCGTTTTGATTATATCGTTGTGGATGCTTTCCATGAAGGCGGCATTCCTGAGCAACTGACAACGATGGATTTTTTTGAAACGGCTTGCGATAAACTAACTGAAGATGGAACCCTTCTGATGAACATTATCGGAAGAGGACCTCAGGATCCTTACGTACAGTCCTTTTACCGGTCTCTTTCCTCTCTTTTTCCTGTAGTTGATCTTTTTTCTCTATATGCAGGAGGCTTAGGAAGATCGAAGAATATGATTATCGCTGCTGGTTATCATCCTTTCCGGTATCAGCAAAAATCAATGGCTCATTTTCGTAAAATAAAATCACCTCAAATATCTGCTCGATAG
- a CDS encoding helix-turn-helix domain-containing protein: MSKRSPIPYEIKIQVVRRCLQHESNPNYEAKQLGIHKSTVTEWIRKYQAGGVEGLKKSKGWKAYSKELRLAAIQDALSGEHSVRSVVKKYHISSKSVLESWISKYTEGAKMKPTPKRMGSPHMNKGRKTTYEERIEIAQFTIAHDLDYQKAIDKYDVSYQQVYAWVRKYQTNGHEGLKDLRGRKKPLEELDEQERLKLRIKELEARNEYLEMENALAKKLAEIRRRNTH; encoded by the coding sequence ATGTCTAAAAGAAGCCCAATTCCATATGAAATTAAGATTCAGGTTGTAAGACGTTGCCTGCAGCATGAATCCAATCCCAACTACGAGGCAAAACAACTGGGGATCCATAAAAGCACGGTTACCGAATGGATAAGAAAATATCAAGCAGGTGGAGTGGAAGGTTTAAAAAAATCGAAAGGTTGGAAAGCTTACTCCAAAGAGTTACGACTGGCGGCGATACAAGATGCACTTTCTGGTGAACACTCTGTACGATCAGTGGTGAAAAAGTACCATATTTCGAGTAAATCTGTGTTAGAGAGCTGGATTTCCAAGTATACTGAAGGGGCGAAAATGAAACCAACTCCGAAAAGGATGGGATCCCCTCATATGAATAAAGGACGGAAAACGACTTACGAAGAACGTATTGAAATTGCACAATTCACCATCGCCCATGATTTAGATTACCAGAAAGCCATCGACAAGTACGATGTCTCTTATCAGCAAGTCTACGCCTGGGTTCGTAAATATCAAACGAATGGTCACGAAGGGTTAAAAGACCTCCGAGGTCGTAAAAAACCGCTAGAGGAGCTAGATGAACAGGAAAGATTAAAGCTTCGGATTAAGGAACTCGAAGCGCGTAATGAGTACCTTGAAATGGAGAATGCACTCGCAAAAAAGTTGGCAGAGATCCGGCGAAGAAATACACACTAA
- a CDS encoding copper amine oxidase N-terminal domain-containing protein, whose amino-acid sequence MSIQKKRIGKVLLLFTSILMAGIAFSQVNAADAKSSKVYVEAGVETGNQYTKLEDPIIIQQGRILLPIREISDYLSLNVAWNQKTKSAVLYGVNKEIKLTHGSKTAYVDKKKVLLDVPLQMEKGKIYVPLQFVASSVKQKVTWDRTHKTILIPRTYAKGTADQMTYWIKLTTGELFQAKSNQIGTKIGQVSKKFKTLREFEVEKIAAGTYYLRMEESFGMAGTARNTGQVLVKNGKVLDEDSFSFQGYYEDTTLHKSHGNVLLTNGKQARFLDKNGTVIALYNLTDIMQKDEIYMVEHYNQRMMILREYASQHLIVYNVQSEKAAYVHELLTLPEREREYLEQAGSDRNNEMERDHIIFFNSIIDGVMTFHYKNKSNNMVNTYTLDLSQI is encoded by the coding sequence ATGTCTATACAGAAGAAAAGAATAGGGAAGGTCCTATTGCTGTTCACAAGTATCCTGATGGCAGGAATAGCTTTCTCACAAGTAAACGCTGCTGATGCGAAGAGTTCAAAAGTTTATGTAGAGGCAGGAGTAGAGACCGGAAATCAATATACCAAGCTTGAGGACCCGATCATTATACAGCAAGGTCGGATTTTGCTGCCTATTCGTGAGATTAGTGATTATCTAAGTCTGAATGTTGCCTGGAACCAGAAGACGAAGTCGGCTGTTCTGTATGGTGTGAATAAGGAAATTAAACTAACACATGGAAGCAAAACAGCGTACGTAGATAAGAAAAAAGTGCTGCTTGATGTACCTCTTCAAATGGAAAAAGGGAAAATTTACGTTCCGCTGCAGTTTGTTGCCTCCTCAGTCAAACAGAAAGTTACCTGGGATCGTACGCATAAGACGATTCTTATCCCTAGAACCTATGCGAAGGGGACTGCGGATCAAATGACCTATTGGATCAAACTGACTACAGGAGAGTTATTCCAAGCGAAAAGTAATCAGATAGGAACAAAGATCGGGCAGGTCAGTAAGAAGTTTAAAACATTGAGGGAGTTTGAGGTGGAAAAGATCGCAGCAGGTACGTATTATTTGCGGATGGAAGAGAGCTTTGGCATGGCAGGTACCGCTAGAAACACGGGACAAGTACTCGTTAAAAATGGGAAAGTCCTTGATGAAGACAGCTTTTCATTCCAAGGATATTACGAGGATACAACACTTCATAAGTCACATGGAAATGTGCTGCTGACTAACGGGAAGCAGGCAAGATTCTTAGATAAGAATGGTACAGTAATTGCCTTATATAACCTAACAGACATTATGCAAAAAGATGAAATCTACATGGTGGAGCATTATAATCAGCGCATGATGATCTTACGAGAGTATGCTTCGCAGCATCTTATTGTTTATAATGTACAGTCTGAAAAAGCGGCATACGTTCATGAACTTCTCACGCTTCCTGAAAGGGAAAGAGAGTATTTAGAGCAGGCAGGATCTGATCGAAATAATGAAATGGAGAGGGATCATATTATCTTTTTTAACAGTATCATTGATGGCGTGATGACTTTTCATTATAAGAATAAATCGAACAACATGGTAAATACGTATACTCTTGATTTAAGTCAGATCTGA
- a CDS encoding GNAT family N-acetyltransferase codes for MDIRIDDLTGPEITNLIEEHYKEMLSQSPEESMHALDLDRLKKPEITFWTAWEGKELLGCGALKELDPTHGEIKSMRTASMHTRKGVAKRILEHMLEEAQRRGYHQVSLETGTLDSFKPAINLYIKLGFEYCDPFADYVEDPYSVFMTKQLTMS; via the coding sequence ATGGACATAAGAATCGATGATCTAACCGGGCCGGAGATCACTAATTTAATTGAGGAACATTATAAGGAAATGCTGTCACAGTCTCCGGAAGAGAGTATGCATGCGCTGGATTTGGATCGATTAAAGAAACCAGAGATTACCTTTTGGACGGCATGGGAAGGTAAGGAACTGCTTGGCTGCGGGGCATTGAAAGAACTTGATCCCACACATGGAGAGATTAAATCGATGCGCACTGCTTCCATGCATACCCGAAAGGGAGTCGCGAAGCGAATCCTTGAACATATGTTAGAAGAAGCGCAAAGAAGAGGATACCATCAGGTCAGCCTGGAGACAGGCACGTTAGACAGCTTTAAGCCGGCAATAAATTTATACATAAAATTAGGATTCGAGTATTGTGATCCTTTTGCCGATTACGTAGAAGATCCATACAGTGTGTTTATGACGAAGCAACTGACAATGAGTTGA
- a CDS encoding WG repeat-containing protein, with translation MSTHHEAQLTQLVLSHLPNTATVINIEGPLPRQAIYIGDLTGDEIPEISVVYKANEELYLMVLIFTDQEWKVAARIKGHGYGLTLMISEPILYHDRKSLLIGWQIGAVHSKLSIYQWEDGEFIDAAPEDLYYSSIEIINTPGISGGNQTSDMALWIHDTGEAYRVEVLRFREGKFVPAWDVYPYYLVNVVRYYERKTEEHPNYPLYWYYLADAQYRAGMLPAALQSIQKNLLFQNPYPSRKEIQQLQSKIENIYKHMGGQITDEQIIEEQKMGKQKMEKQMTEEEIVEEQEQFIEQTATPAVTKRGTSLLLMAEKTTEGTKWGYINAEGETVIPLQYSEARDFQKNGLAVAAQERKYGLIKRSGEYLVEPVYTSIAPFVEKRAIVTVDEYDFAMLNEEGKMVTEQTYPFISNLTENRSVYSMETTNSNTGSSVIQYGYLDSEGEVVIPAQYEEASDYDQQKAVVKIKDYEYALINEMGERLATYPYYYVGNYSDGFLVFKETASGTYGYMDVRGTAMIPPSFTGATAFHQGQAIVNTSDVYKPGYGVIDKQGVYIIPAEYQDIRVLGEDRWAVGRNLDAKHPLSLPLYAIADRTGTLLTEFLFSDVSGFIDGLASVNDQEQTYFIDVSGTPVPGYPRIEGSGTLTVKEDDVIQAFIDQRLFYVNRTGNVIWEPNKVISLNGTYRVKEEKYKPNPNYLVYYPVIEGMPDAISEQRVNIRMKQLAEVKKVPLNEEKEETFTGDYEVIYYKKDLVVIELNGYHYTIGAAHGLPTKIHALIHLVTGRIFMLRDLFKAGADYVKVLSKRIRKIITDDPAYSYVFSESYQGIKPNQPFYVSDNALHLYFAPYEIGPYAAGFPAFTIPFDEIKELIYKEGEFWKSFQI, from the coding sequence ATGTCTACTCATCATGAAGCCCAGCTAACTCAGCTTGTTTTGTCCCATCTGCCTAATACTGCTACGGTTATAAACATAGAAGGACCATTGCCTCGTCAGGCCATTTATATAGGGGATCTAACAGGAGATGAAATTCCTGAAATTTCTGTCGTTTACAAGGCAAATGAAGAGTTATATCTGATGGTGCTTATTTTTACTGATCAGGAATGGAAGGTCGCTGCGCGAATAAAAGGACACGGCTATGGTCTTACGCTGATGATAAGTGAGCCTATCTTATATCATGATAGGAAGAGTTTACTGATTGGCTGGCAGATCGGAGCCGTTCACTCGAAACTGTCGATCTATCAATGGGAAGATGGAGAATTCATCGATGCAGCACCAGAAGATTTATATTATAGTTCCATTGAAATCATAAACACCCCTGGAATATCCGGTGGGAATCAGACGAGTGACATGGCCCTTTGGATACATGATACAGGGGAGGCTTATCGTGTTGAGGTACTCCGCTTCAGAGAAGGAAAGTTCGTACCCGCATGGGATGTCTATCCTTATTATTTGGTGAATGTAGTTCGGTATTACGAGCGAAAAACGGAAGAACATCCGAATTATCCACTGTATTGGTATTACCTCGCGGATGCTCAGTACCGTGCGGGAATGCTTCCTGCTGCGCTGCAATCGATTCAGAAGAATCTGTTATTCCAAAATCCATATCCTTCTCGTAAAGAGATTCAGCAGCTGCAATCAAAGATTGAAAATATTTATAAACATATGGGCGGGCAAATTACGGATGAACAGATTATAGAAGAACAAAAGATGGGAAAACAAAAAATGGAAAAACAAATGACGGAAGAAGAAATCGTGGAAGAACAGGAACAGTTCATAGAACAAACGGCGACACCTGCTGTGACTAAACGAGGAACATCCCTATTACTCATGGCGGAGAAAACAACTGAAGGTACGAAGTGGGGATATATAAATGCAGAGGGTGAAACGGTAATTCCTCTACAATACAGTGAAGCAAGGGATTTTCAGAAAAATGGACTTGCTGTGGCAGCTCAAGAACGGAAATATGGATTGATAAAGCGCTCAGGCGAGTATCTAGTAGAACCTGTGTATACATCGATCGCCCCTTTCGTAGAGAAACGTGCGATTGTAACTGTGGATGAATATGATTTCGCTATGCTGAACGAAGAGGGAAAGATGGTTACAGAGCAAACCTATCCTTTTATCTCTAATCTGACTGAGAATCGGTCTGTATATTCTATGGAGACCACAAATAGCAACACAGGAAGTAGTGTTATACAGTATGGATATCTTGATTCAGAGGGAGAAGTAGTCATTCCAGCACAATATGAAGAAGCAAGCGACTATGATCAGCAGAAAGCGGTTGTGAAAATCAAGGATTATGAGTATGCGTTAATTAACGAAATGGGAGAGAGATTAGCTACATACCCCTATTATTATGTAGGAAACTATAGTGATGGATTCCTTGTATTTAAAGAAACAGCTAGTGGAACATATGGGTATATGGATGTGAGAGGAACTGCAATGATTCCTCCTTCTTTTACAGGGGCAACCGCATTTCATCAGGGGCAGGCTATCGTAAACACGTCAGATGTTTATAAGCCAGGCTATGGAGTGATCGATAAACAGGGGGTCTATATCATTCCTGCGGAATATCAGGATATTCGTGTTCTAGGAGAAGATCGCTGGGCGGTGGGAAGAAACTTAGATGCAAAACATCCGCTTAGTTTACCGCTTTACGCAATAGCTGATCGAACAGGTACACTGCTGACTGAATTTTTATTCTCTGATGTATCGGGGTTTATAGATGGTCTTGCTTCAGTAAATGATCAGGAACAGACCTATTTTATCGATGTTAGTGGGACTCCGGTTCCAGGGTATCCACGGATAGAAGGCAGCGGTACATTAACGGTTAAAGAAGACGATGTGATCCAGGCGTTTATTGATCAAAGACTTTTCTATGTGAACCGTACGGGAAATGTTATCTGGGAGCCGAATAAAGTGATTTCACTGAATGGAACATACCGAGTTAAGGAGGAGAAATATAAGCCAAACCCAAATTACCTTGTTTATTATCCTGTAATAGAAGGAATGCCGGATGCAATTAGCGAACAAAGAGTGAATATCCGAATGAAGCAGCTGGCTGAAGTAAAGAAGGTTCCTCTAAATGAGGAGAAAGAAGAGACGTTCACAGGGGATTATGAGGTTATCTATTATAAAAAAGATCTTGTTGTCATTGAACTAAACGGTTACCACTATACCATAGGAGCGGCCCATGGCTTACCAACAAAAATACACGCGCTGATTCATCTCGTCACGGGCCGCATATTTATGTTGAGAGATTTGTTTAAAGCAGGTGCAGATTACGTAAAAGTACTAAGTAAACGGATTCGAAAGATCATTACAGACGATCCAGCGTATTCTTATGTATTTTCCGAGAGTTATCAAGGGATCAAACCCAATCAGCCTTTTTATGTATCTGACAATGCTCTTCATCTATATTTCGCTCCTTACGAAATTGGACCCTATGCTGCAGGTTTCCCTGCATTTACGATTCCCTTTGATGAGATCAAGGAACTGATCTATAAAGAGGGTGAGTTTTGGAAATCGTTCCAAATTTGA
- a CDS encoding DUF948 domain-containing protein codes for MIISISVAASAIAFIVLVYYLVRVLVKGMSTLSETNRTLSEVRNAIHGLTQESTKLIQKANVITSDVKGKIRSVEPIFNSAGDVGEAIHSVTKTVKQASEAIGDVIHPAAEQDTKKPVKIKFK; via the coding sequence ATGATTATATCGATCAGTGTTGCCGCAAGTGCTATTGCTTTTATTGTTTTAGTCTATTATCTAGTCCGAGTTCTGGTGAAAGGGATGAGCACACTTAGTGAAACGAACAGAACATTATCCGAAGTCAGAAATGCAATTCATGGGCTGACACAGGAATCAACCAAGCTCATACAAAAAGCGAACGTCATCACCTCGGATGTAAAGGGTAAAATCCGTTCCGTTGAGCCCATCTTTAACTCTGCCGGGGATGTAGGGGAAGCCATTCACAGCGTGACGAAGACGGTGAAGCAAGCTTCAGAGGCGATTGGTGATGTCATTCACCCAGCAGCAGAACAAGATACGAAGAAGCCCGTAAAAATTAAATTCAAGTAA
- a CDS encoding BCCT family transporter encodes MVGKLLKNKVFSISAIVAAVIALLGAIMPVAFGNTANYLFDFSKKNFGWFYLLSVVVIIVFLMWLAASKYGAIRLGGEKSKPEYSFFTWLGMLFSAGFGVGLVFWGVAEPMSHFFNTPFAGVEAGTTEAARVAMGYSFFHWGISQWAVFALVGLAIAFLQFRKNRDGLISTALEPVTGKKTTVKNGIDILAVIATVMGVATSIGLGVLQMSGGVEQVSGVGNNTMIQLLMLFLIFVCYMISAMTGLDKGIRILSNFNLILAIAFLLFVFTMGPTVFILESFTLAIGDYITSFVQYSLRLQPYSEGTWVGEWTIFYWAWAIASSPYVGAFIARVSKGRTIREFIVGVTIIPTLISCLWIAAFGGTALWFDLHEDAGIAAAVNKDVSVALFQMFDQLPFAGIMSVLAIVLIFTFLVTSADSATYILASMTSGGRLNPLNIGKLVWGTLMASIAGVLLYSGGLEALQTASLISALPFTLLLLLLLVAMAKLIRKEPLPVKKADLRRYQKIKEEANKTQM; translated from the coding sequence GTGGTTGGCAAATTATTAAAGAATAAAGTATTTTCCATATCTGCAATAGTTGCTGCTGTTATTGCTTTATTGGGCGCAATTATGCCTGTGGCTTTCGGAAATACTGCAAACTATTTATTTGATTTTTCTAAAAAGAATTTTGGTTGGTTTTATTTATTGTCAGTAGTCGTAATCATTGTATTTCTCATGTGGCTTGCGGCTAGTAAGTATGGTGCAATTCGTCTTGGAGGAGAAAAAAGCAAACCAGAGTATTCATTTTTTACGTGGTTAGGTATGTTATTCTCCGCTGGATTTGGCGTTGGTCTTGTATTCTGGGGAGTAGCCGAGCCGATGAGCCACTTTTTTAACACACCGTTTGCGGGTGTGGAAGCAGGAACAACGGAAGCGGCACGCGTAGCGATGGGATATTCTTTCTTTCATTGGGGGATCAGTCAGTGGGCTGTATTTGCGCTCGTAGGTCTCGCGATTGCTTTCCTGCAATTTCGTAAAAATAGGGATGGTCTTATATCCACCGCTTTAGAACCTGTAACCGGGAAGAAGACAACCGTTAAAAATGGGATCGATATCTTAGCTGTGATTGCAACCGTGATGGGGGTTGCCACTTCCATCGGGCTTGGTGTTCTTCAAATGAGTGGAGGAGTAGAACAGGTTTCCGGTGTAGGAAACAACACCATGATTCAACTGTTGATGTTATTTCTTATTTTCGTATGCTATATGATCTCGGCGATGACAGGACTTGATAAAGGGATCCGTATATTGAGTAATTTTAACCTTATTTTGGCGATAGCATTTTTGTTGTTTGTATTTACAATGGGTCCAACGGTCTTTATACTCGAGTCATTTACATTAGCAATCGGGGATTACATAACGAGTTTTGTTCAGTATAGTTTGCGGCTTCAACCTTATTCCGAAGGAACTTGGGTAGGAGAATGGACTATTTTCTACTGGGCATGGGCAATTGCTTCATCACCTTACGTCGGTGCTTTTATAGCAAGGGTATCGAAAGGAAGAACGATCAGGGAATTTATCGTGGGTGTTACGATTATTCCGACACTCATTTCATGTTTATGGATTGCCGCATTCGGCGGTACGGCCCTATGGTTCGATCTACATGAAGATGCAGGAATTGCTGCTGCTGTAAATAAAGATGTCTCAGTAGCTTTGTTCCAAATGTTTGATCAATTGCCGTTCGCGGGAATCATGTCTGTATTAGCAATCGTGCTCATTTTTACTTTCTTAGTAACGTCTGCAGACTCTGCAACTTATATTCTCGCAAGTATGACCAGCGGCGGCCGTTTGAATCCATTAAATATTGGTAAACTTGTGTGGGGTACTTTAATGGCTTCTATTGCGGGAGTGCTACTATACTCAGGCGGGCTTGAAGCTCTGCAGACCGCTTCCTTAATCTCTGCTTTACCATTTACGTTATTATTGTTACTGCTTCTTGTCGCGATGGCAAAACTGATCCGAAAAGAACCGCTTCCCGTCAAGAAAGCTGATCTCAGACGTTATCAGAAGATAAAAGAAGAGGCTAATAAAACACAGATGTAA
- a CDS encoding SDR family oxidoreductase, which translates to MYPFSPDLLKNKVIIVTGGGTGLGLAMSETFADLGAKLAWCGRRSEVLEQSAHKFAAKGVEVFYQSCDVRDAVQVASFVEAVTAHFGQIDILVNNAAGNFISPTEKLSPRAVDAVLNIVLHGTFYMTLEVGKRWIERKETGTMLNIVTTYASSDSGSGYVVPSAAAKAGVLALTRSLAVEWAPYGIRQVAIAPGPFPTEGAGSRLTPTPGLEQKLIDRVPLKRAGNKEELGALAAFLISDYAGYINGEVVTIDGGEWLQGAGQFNGLVELTEEEWNALSKTTRKG; encoded by the coding sequence ATGTATCCTTTCTCACCTGACCTATTAAAAAACAAAGTCATCATTGTTACCGGCGGTGGAACCGGTCTCGGACTTGCCATGAGCGAAACGTTTGCTGACCTAGGCGCAAAGCTCGCTTGGTGCGGAAGGAGATCCGAAGTACTCGAACAATCAGCCCATAAATTCGCAGCTAAAGGAGTTGAAGTATTCTACCAAAGCTGTGATGTACGAGATGCAGTACAAGTAGCGTCTTTTGTGGAAGCGGTTACTGCTCATTTCGGTCAGATTGATATCCTTGTTAATAATGCTGCCGGGAACTTTATTAGTCCTACGGAGAAGCTATCTCCGCGGGCCGTAGATGCCGTTTTAAATATTGTGTTACATGGTACCTTCTACATGACACTGGAGGTCGGGAAAAGATGGATTGAGCGTAAAGAAACCGGAACCATGCTGAATATCGTAACTACTTATGCATCTAGCGACAGCGGGTCGGGATATGTTGTTCCTTCTGCTGCAGCCAAAGCAGGGGTACTTGCGCTTACACGTTCACTTGCAGTCGAATGGGCTCCTTACGGCATTCGCCAAGTTGCTATTGCGCCGGGTCCCTTTCCTACCGAGGGAGCTGGTTCCAGATTAACTCCAACTCCGGGTCTCGAACAAAAATTAATCGACAGAGTACCTTTAAAACGTGCCGGAAACAAAGAAGAACTCGGTGCGCTAGCTGCTTTTCTTATTTCTGATTACGCAGGTTATATTAACGGGGAAGTCGTTACTATCGACGGCGGGGAGTGGCTTCAGGGCGCGGGACAATTTAACGGGCTAGTAGAACTCACCGAAGAGGAATGGAATGCACTCTCTAAAACAACTCGAAAAGGATAA
- the ybaK gene encoding Cys-tRNA(Pro) deacylase — translation MKQEKTNAMRMLDKQKVSYDMLTYSVDDGDIDGLSVARKVGRSPELVYKTLVAQGSNTKGYFVFVIPVQCELDLKKAAKGAKEKKIELIAVKDLLEVTGYIRGGCSPIGMKKRYPVFIDEQAKDLDKMIISAGKVGFQLEIETNQLVKVTDATLAPLCK, via the coding sequence ATGAAGCAAGAAAAGACAAATGCGATGCGAATGTTGGATAAACAGAAGGTTTCCTATGACATGCTGACTTATTCCGTTGACGATGGAGACATTGATGGTCTATCTGTGGCGCGCAAAGTAGGAAGGTCTCCAGAACTTGTCTATAAAACCTTAGTAGCGCAAGGGAGTAACACAAAAGGGTATTTTGTATTTGTCATTCCTGTGCAGTGTGAATTAGATCTGAAAAAAGCAGCGAAAGGGGCAAAAGAAAAGAAAATTGAACTAATTGCTGTCAAAGACCTGCTAGAAGTGACAGGTTATATTCGAGGGGGATGTTCTCCGATTGGAATGAAGAAGCGTTATCCTGTATTTATTGATGAGCAAGCCAAAGATCTTGATAAAATGATAATTAGTGCAGGAAAAGTAGGATTCCAGCTGGAAATCGAGACAAACCAGCTCGTAAAAGTAACCGATGCGACATTAGCTCCATTATGTAAGTAA
- a CDS encoding 3-ketoacyl-ACP reductase, protein MQNLTGKVALITGAGRGIGRATAIEFAKEGIHVGLIARNKNHLEKVAEELEPYGVKVSIATADVSDLESITKAVEHVSQELGPIDILINNAGISKFGNFMELDPKDWEQIIQVNLMGVYYTTRAVLPQMIERKSGDIINISSTAGQKGAPVTSAYSASKAGVLALTESLMLEVRKHNIRVTALTPSTVATDMAVDLNLTDGNPDKVMQPEDLAEYMVSQLKLNSRIFIKSAGMWSTNP, encoded by the coding sequence ATGCAAAACCTTACAGGGAAAGTCGCCCTAATTACCGGTGCAGGAAGAGGCATTGGACGAGCAACCGCTATTGAATTTGCAAAAGAAGGCATTCACGTAGGTCTCATTGCACGAAATAAAAACCATTTGGAAAAAGTGGCAGAGGAACTAGAGCCCTACGGTGTCAAAGTTTCCATTGCAACCGCAGATGTATCCGATCTTGAATCCATTACAAAAGCTGTAGAGCATGTTAGTCAAGAACTCGGACCGATTGATATCCTGATTAATAATGCGGGTATCTCGAAGTTCGGTAATTTTATGGAACTTGATCCGAAGGATTGGGAACAGATTATTCAAGTGAACTTGATGGGTGTATACTATACAACCAGAGCAGTTCTACCGCAAATGATCGAGCGTAAATCAGGCGATATTATTAATATTTCTTCTACAGCAGGTCAAAAGGGCGCACCTGTAACAAGTGCATACAGTGCTTCGAAAGCAGGAGTTCTGGCATTAACAGAATCTTTGATGCTGGAAGTGAGAAAACACAATATTCGTGTAACTGCGCTTACGCCAAGCACCGTGGCCACAGATATGGCAGTAGATCTGAACCTGACTGATGGCAATCCAGATAAAGTAATGCAGCCTGAAGACTTGGCTGAATACATGGTATCTCAGTTGAAACTGAATTCCAGAATCTTTATTAAATCGGCTGGTATGTGGTCCACAAATCCTTAG